In a single window of the Maniola jurtina chromosome 4, ilManJurt1.1, whole genome shotgun sequence genome:
- the LOC123864776 gene encoding serine/threonine-protein kinase polo isoform X2 has protein sequence MTTIKEEEKKEIPEIIHDPQTHCAYKRLRFFGKGGFAKCYEIQDLATNQVYAGKIVSKKLMVKSSQRDKMSQEIDIHRSLKHKHVVGFHNFFEDHLNIYIILELCKRRSMMELHKRRKAITEPETRYYMHQILLGVQYLHGQRIIHRDLKLGNLFLDDDLHVKIGDFGLAAKIEYEGERKKTLCGTPNYIAPEILSKTGHSFEVDIWSLGCIMYTLLVGKPPFETSSLKDTYKRIKLCEYRIPSSLRKPASNMIIMQLQSVPAKRPPVDKLLQHEFFTSGIMPAALPLSCLTTAPRTDQLEGLAVHRKPLNEVKNNENIMAVDSPMKRGPGMPLEPHAVEPLSHKQNLVALRDQLKALLGGQVKYRRDHLNDDMSDPVAQPLVWVGKWVDYSDKYGFGYQLCDESVGVMFNDTTKLIMLANGVNVHYINRQGQEQYMTMQEYPQELDKKMKLLTYFRRYMTEHLMKAGASVPVRETDGLARLPHLHQWFRTSLAVIMYLTNGTLQINFQDHTKIILCPLMQAVTYIDLDKNFRTFRFSTIDEQGCDKRLYSNLMYALEKLNSVLENKMP, from the exons atgACGACAATCAAAGAAGAGGAAAAGAAGGAAATTCCTGAAATTATCCATGATCCCCAAACACATTGCGCTTATAAAAGATTGCGATTCTTTGGAAAG GGTGGCTTTGCAAAATGCTACGAAATACAGGACTTAGCCACGAACCAGGTGTATGCTGGCAAAATAGTATCAAAGAAACTGATGGTAAAATCAAGCCAAAGAGACAAAATGTCCCAAGAGATAGATATTCACAGATCCTTAAAGCATAAGCATGTTGTCGGCTTCCACAACTTTTTTGAAGACCATCTCaacatttatattatacttgAACTCTGCAAAAGGAGA TCGATGATGGAACTCCACAAACGTAGGAAAGCCATAACAGAGCCAGAGACAAGATACTACATGCATCAGATACTGTTAGGCGTGCAGTACTTGCACGGCCAGCGGATCATACACAGGGATCTTAAACTCGGAAATCTGTTCCTTGATGATGATTTACATGTTAAGATTGGGGACTTCGGCCTTGCGGCTAAAATTGAATATGAAG GAGAGAGAAAGAAGACTTTATGCGGTACGCCAAATTATATCGCGCCAGAAATATTGTCAAAGACTGGTCACTCGTTCGAAGTTGATATCTGGAGTTTGGGGTGCATCATGTACACATTGCTGGTCGGCAAGCCGCCCTTTGAAACCTCCAGCCTGAAAGACACTTATAAGAGGATCAAGCTGTGTGAATACAG GATTCCATCGTCGCTTCGCAAGCCAGCTTCGAATATGATAATCATGCAGCTGCAGTCCGTCCCAGCGAAACGGCCTCCAGTGGACAAACTGCTGCAACACGAGTTCTTCACCTCCGGCATCATGCCTGCCGCGCTGCCGCTGTCTTGCCTCACCACCGCGCCCAGGACTGACCAACTCGAGGGTCTGGCGGTGCACAGGAAACCGCTTAACGAAGTCAAGAACAACG AGAACATCATGGCAGTAGATTCGCCGATGAAGCGCGGCCCCGGCATGCCGCTGGAGCCGCACGCCGTGGAGCCGCTGTCGCACAAGCAGAACCTCGTGGCGCTGCGAGACCAGCTGAAAGCGCTACTCGGCGGCCAG GTCAAATATCGTCGCGACCACCTGAACGACGACATGAGCGATCCAGTTGCCCAGCCGCTGGTGTGGGTGGGCAAGTGGGTGGACTACAGCGACAAGTACGGCTTCGGCTACCAGCTGTGCGACGAGAGCGTGGGCGTCATGTTCAACGACACCACCAAGCTTATTATGTTGGCCAACGGAGT AAACGTCCACTACATCAACCGACAAGGCCAGGAGCAGTATATGACCATGCAGGAATACCCGCAGGAGCTTGACAAGAAGATGAAGCTGCTCACCTACTTCCGACGATACATGACTGAACATCTTATGAAAGCTG gCGCATCGGTTCCCGTGAGAGAGACTGATGGGCTAGCACGATTGCCTCACTTGCACCAATGGTTCAGGACCAGTCTTGCAGTCATCATGTACCTGACAAATGGAACTTTACAG ATAAACTTCCAAGATCACACCAAAATCATCCTGTGTCCGCTGATGCAAGCAGTGACGTACATTGACCTTGATAAGAACTTCAGAACGTTCCGATTCAGCACCATCGACGAGCAGGGCTGCGACAAGAGGCTGTACTCAAACCTGATGTACGCGCTCGAGAAACTTAACAGTGtattagaaaataaaatgcCCTAG
- the LOC123864821 gene encoding steroid receptor RNA activator 1-like has translation MENCENTSNNKVSFDPGWNDPPSFAYNASQTTTPNRPRNFLNKRVAFPLSGNSNTAIPPPMINLPPLLTTILPPVQIPPLEPKPQDDIQIDSESVLKEVKDILLEFLESSSELGTKAESIKKKIGIMEEMWLSGKLNKQIQIQMKDLACALRDDNPTEADDIHKALMVDHVSSISTWMPGVKHLIYHCIARSELLSIDKE, from the exons ATGGAAAATTGTGAAAATACTTCAAATAATAAAG TGTCATTCGACCCTGGTTGGAACGACCCGCCGAGTTTTGCGTACAACGCAAGCCAGACAACTACGCCTAATAGACCACGGAATTTCCTAAACAAAAGAGTGGCTTTTCCTTTATCTGGTAACAGTAACACTGCAATACCACCTCCGATGATTAACTTACCACCTTTACTGACAACAATACTTCCTCCTGTACAAATCCCACCATTAGAACCCAAACCTCAAGATGATATTCAAATAGATAGTGAAAGCGTGCTAAAAGAagttaaagatattttattagaATTCCTAGAGTCTAGTAGCGAATTGGGAACGAAAGCAGAGAGCATTAAGAAGAAAATAGGAATAATGGAAGAAATGTGGTTGAGCGGGAAGCTAAACAAACAAATTCAGATACAGATGAAAGACTTAGCATGTG CTCTTAGAGATGACAATCCAACTGAAGCAGATGATATCCACAAAGCTCTAATGGTTGATCATGTAAGCTCCATATCAACCTGGATGCCGGGAGTCAAACACCTCATCTACCACTGTATTGCTCGTTCTGAACTATTATCTATTGATAAAGAATAA
- the LOC123864818 gene encoding stromal cell-derived factor 2, whose protein sequence is MVLGKFFNNYIYFAKVLLLVSLWAFQVVEGSRAEFVTCGSILKLMNTDLKLRLHSHDVKYGSGSGQQSVTAVETTDDHNSHWLVKAATGETCKRGAPIKCNTNIRLQHVSTKKNLHSHYFSSPLSGNQEVSCYGDENGEGDTGDNWTVVCNNDYWRRDTPVKFRHIDTSAYLAGSGRTFGRPISGQGEIVGVSSQYGAYTDWQPQEGLFVHPSDLLPHQHAQIIHTEL, encoded by the exons atggtTTTGGGGAAGTTTTtcaataactatatttattttgctaAGGTATTATTACTAGTATCTTTATGGGCTTTTCAGGTGGTTGAAG GATCGAGGGCTGAATTTGTAACGTGCGGTTCGATTTTGAAGTTAATGAACACAGATTTGAAGTTACGACTTCATTCTCATGATGTGAAGTACGGATCAGGTTCGGGGCAGCAATCTGTGACCGCTGTCGAGACGACCGACGACCATAATAGCCATTGGCTGGTTAAAGCAGCTACAGGAGAAACTTGTAAAAGGGG AGCGCCAATAAAATGTAACACCAATATAAGACTGCAGCATGTATCCACCAAGAAGAACCTGCACTCACATTACTTCTCATCTCCCTTGTCCGGCAACCAGGAGGTCTCATGTTATGGGGATGAGAATGGGGAGGGCGACACTGGTGACAACTGGACCGTAGTCTGCAATAATGACTATTGGAGGAGGGATACACCAGTTAAATTTCGACACATTGATACCTCAGC ATATCTGGCAGGTTCCGGCAGAACCTTTGGTAGACCAATCAGTGGCCAGGGAGAAATTGTAGGAGTATCTTCACAGTATGGAGCATACACAGACTGGCAACCTCAAGAAGGTCTATTCGTCCACCCAAGTGACTTGTTACCGCACCAACATGCACAGATTATACACACAGAGTTataa
- the LOC123864776 gene encoding serine/threonine-protein kinase polo isoform X1 — MTTIKEEEKKEIPEIIHDPQTHCAYKRLRFFGKGGFAKCYEIQDLATNQVYAGKIVSKKLMVKSSQRDKMSQEIDIHRSLKHKHVVGFHNFFEDHLNIYIILELCKRRSMMELHKRRKAITEPETRYYMHQILLGVQYLHGQRIIHRDLKLGNLFLDDDLHVKIGDFGLAAKIEYEGERKKTLCGTPNYIAPEILSKTGHSFEVDIWSLGCIMYTLLVGKPPFETSSLKDTYKRIKLCEYSDGVKLALHACLSGPWHAVGTRYAQAVINDNTLKQRYRIPSSLRKPASNMIIMQLQSVPAKRPPVDKLLQHEFFTSGIMPAALPLSCLTTAPRTDQLEGLAVHRKPLNEVKNNENIMAVDSPMKRGPGMPLEPHAVEPLSHKQNLVALRDQLKALLGGQVKYRRDHLNDDMSDPVAQPLVWVGKWVDYSDKYGFGYQLCDESVGVMFNDTTKLIMLANGVNVHYINRQGQEQYMTMQEYPQELDKKMKLLTYFRRYMTEHLMKAGASVPVRETDGLARLPHLHQWFRTSLAVIMYLTNGTLQINFQDHTKIILCPLMQAVTYIDLDKNFRTFRFSTIDEQGCDKRLYSNLMYALEKLNSVLENKMP; from the exons atgACGACAATCAAAGAAGAGGAAAAGAAGGAAATTCCTGAAATTATCCATGATCCCCAAACACATTGCGCTTATAAAAGATTGCGATTCTTTGGAAAG GGTGGCTTTGCAAAATGCTACGAAATACAGGACTTAGCCACGAACCAGGTGTATGCTGGCAAAATAGTATCAAAGAAACTGATGGTAAAATCAAGCCAAAGAGACAAAATGTCCCAAGAGATAGATATTCACAGATCCTTAAAGCATAAGCATGTTGTCGGCTTCCACAACTTTTTTGAAGACCATCTCaacatttatattatacttgAACTCTGCAAAAGGAGA TCGATGATGGAACTCCACAAACGTAGGAAAGCCATAACAGAGCCAGAGACAAGATACTACATGCATCAGATACTGTTAGGCGTGCAGTACTTGCACGGCCAGCGGATCATACACAGGGATCTTAAACTCGGAAATCTGTTCCTTGATGATGATTTACATGTTAAGATTGGGGACTTCGGCCTTGCGGCTAAAATTGAATATGAAG GAGAGAGAAAGAAGACTTTATGCGGTACGCCAAATTATATCGCGCCAGAAATATTGTCAAAGACTGGTCACTCGTTCGAAGTTGATATCTGGAGTTTGGGGTGCATCATGTACACATTGCTGGTCGGCAAGCCGCCCTTTGAAACCTCCAGCCTGAAAGACACTTATAAGAGGATCAAGCTGTGTGAATACAG TGATGGGGTAAAGCTAGCTCTGCACGCGTGTCTCTCCGGGCCGTGGCACGCGGTCGGCACGCGATACGCGCAGGCGGTTATCAACGATAACACCCTGAAACAACGCTACAG GATTCCATCGTCGCTTCGCAAGCCAGCTTCGAATATGATAATCATGCAGCTGCAGTCCGTCCCAGCGAAACGGCCTCCAGTGGACAAACTGCTGCAACACGAGTTCTTCACCTCCGGCATCATGCCTGCCGCGCTGCCGCTGTCTTGCCTCACCACCGCGCCCAGGACTGACCAACTCGAGGGTCTGGCGGTGCACAGGAAACCGCTTAACGAAGTCAAGAACAACG AGAACATCATGGCAGTAGATTCGCCGATGAAGCGCGGCCCCGGCATGCCGCTGGAGCCGCACGCCGTGGAGCCGCTGTCGCACAAGCAGAACCTCGTGGCGCTGCGAGACCAGCTGAAAGCGCTACTCGGCGGCCAG GTCAAATATCGTCGCGACCACCTGAACGACGACATGAGCGATCCAGTTGCCCAGCCGCTGGTGTGGGTGGGCAAGTGGGTGGACTACAGCGACAAGTACGGCTTCGGCTACCAGCTGTGCGACGAGAGCGTGGGCGTCATGTTCAACGACACCACCAAGCTTATTATGTTGGCCAACGGAGT AAACGTCCACTACATCAACCGACAAGGCCAGGAGCAGTATATGACCATGCAGGAATACCCGCAGGAGCTTGACAAGAAGATGAAGCTGCTCACCTACTTCCGACGATACATGACTGAACATCTTATGAAAGCTG gCGCATCGGTTCCCGTGAGAGAGACTGATGGGCTAGCACGATTGCCTCACTTGCACCAATGGTTCAGGACCAGTCTTGCAGTCATCATGTACCTGACAAATGGAACTTTACAG ATAAACTTCCAAGATCACACCAAAATCATCCTGTGTCCGCTGATGCAAGCAGTGACGTACATTGACCTTGATAAGAACTTCAGAACGTTCCGATTCAGCACCATCGACGAGCAGGGCTGCGACAAGAGGCTGTACTCAAACCTGATGTACGCGCTCGAGAAACTTAACAGTGtattagaaaataaaatgcCCTAG